From the genome of Molothrus aeneus isolate 106 chromosome 12, BPBGC_Maene_1.0, whole genome shotgun sequence:
CTCAGTACCTCGTAGTGGCTCTGGCCGTTTTCTCCTCTTTTACCCAGGTTGTAATAGAAGCCAGCTCTTGGTGGTAAGCATCTCGTATCGACTTGGTTTTGAAAGGGGGTGTCAAGATTTGCTTGCTTCAATGTCTCTGTGCTTCTTCTGTACTTTGTTTCTGCGGGAGTGCGGCGGGAGCGAGGCAGCAGGGGAGAAGTGTGCTGGTTGGAATATGTTGGGTAGGAGAAGGAACGGGTCTGTCGAGTGAGGGTAAATGTGCAACATCTCGTCTtgtaaaacacagcttttagAATGCTGTCTGGTGGATTCTCTATGAGTTTTATCATCTTTAAATCACTATaatggtttttcttttaaaagacatGTTTCAACTCCCTTATGTTAGAAGTTTTGCATGtacaaaagaaaatgctgatttgcaaggaaaaacttAACGTTTCAGTTTGAAGTTTTCTGTAACTGAAATGTTTACAAATATGTTTAGTTACAAAGGAGTATGTTTAAATTCCTGCTTTGGCAAATTATCTGCATAGTGTACAATGTTGAGAGTTCTTGAAATAGgtgtttctctgctctttccagTGATGCCTTTTGGATTAATAGCTactttttaattgaaaactaTGATGTGAAGagcactttaaaaattaagaaaacaaagttgATTTTGTTTAGAATGAATATACTTGCCTGTATGTTTCTGTGTTGTCATTTGGAAGAAGCTAGACGTAGTCTGTAGCAAATTTCTAACTTCTGGCTTGCTAAAGGTTTCCCTATTTAAGAGATCAGATTGAAAAACCCAGCCTTAAGTATAAAATATGTGTTAAGATAAATTGGGATTTGGAgagcttttttcatttttgctttatttattttcctggcCTTTCAATTGTTTGgagcttctgatttttttactgtgtCAATTTAAGCTGGTAAAAGACTGCCTAGATGCAAGTCTTCCAAGTCTGTGTCGTACTTCAGTCTCTAAGGTATGGTGATAACCACATGGGTGGAAACTAGTAACTTCTGTCCTGTTCTTAAAACAAAGTTTCATATTTAAGtgtctggggcttttcctcacTTGTTAACAAAAACAGGAGTTGTATACTCGTGCATAAGATACGTGTCTGGGAtttatagatatttttaaaaattgctttattttattttgaagtctTCTGTTTATTAATGCAAATCTTTCTTTGTGCAGGTCTTTAGGGATGAACCCCATGAACCCCATGAACCCTGTTCAGATGTCAGAAGTGTACATTATAGGAGCCCAGCCACTGTGTAGCCAGCTAGCAGGGCTTTCCCAAGGacagaagaaactctgccagttgTATCAGGACCATATGCAGTTCATTGGAGAGGGTGCAAAGACGGGCATTAAGGAGTGCCAGTATCAATTCAGACATAGAAGATGGAATTGCAGCACTGTGGACAACAACTCTGTTTTTGGCAGAGTCATGCAGATAGGTAGGAAGCAACATCTTTATGATTAAACTCTTGTCTGAGGATATGTATGGCACACACTGTTCTGCACTTGAATCTCTTGCCAGGTTCTTACTGAGTACTGTATACAATCAAGTGTTTCTAAAAGTTGGCAAAGGAGCTGGATTATTTTTAGCTGGAGGTGATTTCCCACCACTGTCCAGCCATATGTCTTGGAAAACAAAGTAGGAATATATATTTGCATATGGGAATaggggagaaaggaaaatgaggcCCTGAAATCTCTTTTTTAGAAAACCTGAGACAAAACGAAGGCAACCTACAAGAATTAAAACCAGCAGCGTCTTGTAAAATTAAAGATGTCCATGTCTAGTTCCAAAGTTAGCAGCTGGATAATAAATCGCTCTTGGTCCAGACGTTAACTGAAAATTGCTGCTCTGTCGATTAGTGTTTATAGGCAATTCCTCCTTGCTTATTTCCAGATACAgtggttttttctctctttttaaggaaaacagatttatttttaaattactgtagCAGGGTAATTTTCATGAGATCAGTTCTATCATGATAAAATGTGTGATTGTCCTTGTAACTGACATTTAATGGAATCACATCCATGGTGAGAGACAGATTCTTGTTTAACATCTTATCACAATTTGGTGGACACCCAGCACTTCCCCTGTCAGATCCTCTCTGAAATGGCCTTCTGGCCTTCTCCATTGCTCATGTGCTGCCTGACTTTATTAGCATTTAAGGACCTCATAGTATTTTAAAGTCCTTGGCAAAATTTTAACCAGTGCTGTTGAATGGGGTCCATGGTGAAACCTTCCTCTGACTTTCTCAAGGCAGATTGCTGATTTTGTGTAATCAACTGAAAATGCTTACTTTTCTGGGTGACACTTGTGATGCTTTAAGTACTGAGCAGTACACTGGCAAATGCAGCACTGCTTTTTAGTTGGGGTTGTAAAGCAAAGCTTTTATGGCAGTGTTTTTCTGTCCtgctttagaaaaagaaaaagttttaaaattggTTTCAGTCTGGGTTCGTCTGTAAATGGGCTGACTCCAGTTAAAGTTGAAGGAATGCATCAATTCACATTTAGTCTCAGTTTTTGttaaaagaagtttttatttGGAGATTGTcagacaaatagaaaaaaatctattgcgTGAAAGTACCGAATTGGAACATTCAATTTTAGATAAACAACCTTCCTTAGGCTTTTTAAAGCACAGTATTAACCCtccattggggttttttccttaccCAAGCAAAAGTCTAAAAACATGAAAGCAAGCTTCTTCTGTACACCTCTCTGTTCTAGTAATATaacaaaaaacctcagaaaattACTCTGTTTAAAATTTAGGCCTTCATCCTTCAGCCCTTATTTATTATCCAAGCAAGTGAAAATTAGCTCAGGGGGACTGTTGGTGTGAAGGAGTGTACAGGATGGGGCCCGTGATTTGTGGTGTCTGTCTCTGGAATCGATATTTCTGCCCTCCCCAAGAATGACAGATCTATTTAAAGGTGGTTCCTTTCAAGTTAAATAACTTTGCCGCACCCTTTTGCTGGATATGACTGTATTAGCTGATGTCTACACAGCAATTCATCATGTAATTAAGCCACTTACTCTAATTGCAGATGGAAGCAAGGTTAATAGCCATATTCAGGAGTGAGAGCATGAAGAGTGTATTCAGTGAGAGCAAGGAAGGAGGTGTAGCAGTTGTAGAATTTCACGCTGACCCTTAATAATGACCAGTTGGTGTTCCTCTGTGTGGAGGGAAAAGTGGACATTTTCAGAGCCTGATTCCATTGACTTCAGCCTGCCATGGTCTGTGTGATGGGCTGTCAGATGCCCCTTGCTGTGCAGGGTGCAGGCTCTGAGTGCACATTGTTTGGGAGGTTTTGCCACGTGCCCTTGGTTGCGCCCCAGAGAGTTCCGGGCATGGCACTGCCCGCCGGCACAGCCACGGCCCCGTGTGTCAATGGACAGTCTTTCTTCCAGGATTTACCCTGCAGTTAGCTAAAGCTGTACAAATAAACCTGCCCTTGGGTTTGGAAACTTGCTCTGTGGCTTATTGAACTGTAAAGTTTTAGGGCCTGTGTTCTGCACTGCTCTCCTTGGGTGCTGGTTCCCAGGTCAGGCCACGGTGCTCGCTGCCATCTCCTGGCTTTGTGgccagccctgtgcaggctgcACATGGGCTTTGCACACACAGCTAAGTGCTAACAGGAAACAAAATCACTGGATCCTCCCCCTACAGCTCCGTGTGGTTGGGGTCCAGCTTATTCTGCCTTCAGCCTGATGttgaatgcttttaaaatgcaagaCAAAGAACATTTTGTATCTTATGTTcaggtataaaaaaaaaaaaggttctgtTCTTGCAGACTTATTCAGATCGAGTGTAAAGCTCAGCGCCTTGCTCTGTGGGTGGCTTCCTACAGTGTGTGTATATTGAACAGTTCCATTtctatgttttatatatatggGAGAGAGGGGACTCGAACGTGTTTGGAATGTGTGTTTGCTTGCCATGGCTACAATAGAGAGAAATCCTGGACTGTGGGAAAAGACAGATATGTTTGACAGTGAAGGAAAGCACAGTTGCGCCTAAAGactgaaaaaagaaggaaaaaaaagaaaactcaaagTAACTCATCCGTGTGGAGCCATCACTCTTAATGTGTTCCTGGGGTCGATGACTTGAGGCAGTGTTGGCTTGAAGTGTACTTCAGCAGCTGATGCTATTTTATAATTTGCCTAAATGTTCAAGGAGGGAACTTGCAGGGCAACTCTCCTTCCTGTACCCaagcctttccttctccttcccactgaGAGTAAGTTCTTTAAAATTTGTTCCAGGTTAATAATGAAAACGAGTCAAAAATAGTCAGCTTTATGAGTTTAAATCCCGCAGTAAGGGGCAGAGTTAACCATGAGAAAGCATGAGTTAACTAAACatgcaaaagaacaaaaatggaATGGAGGAGGCGAGTCCTGTGGTCCAAAGCAGACCACGTTTCTTTCCTCTCAATATAGTGGAAATTTTGCTTAAGGAATTAATCCAAAAATGTGTGTTACAGAGCAAATGGGAACATTAAAATCTGTATGAGGTTCCCCCTGCTATAGTTTGCAGTAGATGCAAGGCTTAAGTCACCACATAAAGCCAatgtttttttaactgaaaatgcTACTCCTGTAACCCTTTATACCCACAATTCATGTGGATACTTCCAAGAGCAGGTGTCTGTGAGTATAGACCATTGTAAAGTAGCAAAGTGCTTCTGATCTTTCTTAAGTCTCATCTTTCCTAACATAAGATTTCTGATATTTCCCATTTAAACCTAGCATCTATTACTAAAATTAATCCAGTGGATGACAGCTGTTGTATTAACAAAGCTGCTCTGATCATGGTGTCATCTTGATGTTAAATATGAACCAGACTTCAAATTATTTATGTTTCAGAAGTGCTTGAAAGCTCCTATTAGATTTGACCTGTCATGATACATCTTGTACAAAGAGATTTTGCCTAAAATGTTGCTGTCTAAATATATGTGACTTGCCCAAAACAAAGCCTCTTAACATCTTAGTTTTTCAAAGGCCATGATGTTCCCTAAGAAAAATCACGTAAAACCAAGACTAAAAACTAGCTTGATCTATTGATTAGACTAAAGATTAGGAATAAAACTTAAATcatataaacagaaaaaaaaaatatttagtctATTCTTAGTCATTCCAAGAATCTTTCTTGGAAACGACCCATTGGGATGCTGTCTcttaaggagaaaaacaaacttcAAGTGTTGCTTTCTGGTGcaagttttgtgtttgtttatgTGCAAGCTTTGCTAGTTGTACTCAGAGCTTGTGGCACCCTTGGAAAAGTGATTGGGGAAGTCAGACACTTAATGAGGTGGGATCTGATACTGTCAATAGGATGGTATGTGGCCATGTCTTACATTATGGGTATTGTAACTTTCTCTTAACGAAAGCTGGAAACTTGAggttttccatttccatttaaGGGCACCAGATGCAGGAGAAAACCTTCAAGGCCACCTCGTGCCaagggttttttcttccctgtaatTTGTAAAAATGATTGTCCATGGGCTTCCTTGCCATATTCACAAGAGCTGAAGTGGTGGATAATAACCAGCACAGGTTGTTGTTAGTTTTAAATAGTCTCCTCCAGAAGTGTCTGGCTAATGTGTAGGATGAAAAGTTGTGTGTTATTCTGCTGCGCGTTTCTTTTGATACTAGGAGACTTCATAAATTGCCTGAACTTTAAATAAATTGGAATAAGTGGGTGAAGTGCATCAATCACGTTTGAAAAGTAGTAATTTAAGAACCAGACTTTTAAAAGTTGTATTTAACATCTCTTTCTTCTGAAGGACAGGGAGCCTTCCCTCCCCTCACATGCAGGCATGGCTGCTTTGGCCCTGCTGGCCTCATGGCCCTGACCCACCTCCACTCTGCACTTTCATCCAGGCATTCACCAGCATGAAAGAGAAGTGATTTCTGCTCTTGACAAACTGTGTGTGCTCACATGGCTTGGGTTGGCTGGTTCTTTCAGAGTGAGAATGTTTTGGGCAGCGTGGTTCAGGGTTACCCTTTTACCATGCGAGTGAACTTGTTGGCTCTGGAGAGCCTTGGTCCTCCCGgcccagcagcaggctgggaggaCAAGGGAGGGAATGGTGCTGTCCCCTAACCTCGCTTGTGTCTCCGTGCAGGCAGCCGGGAGACGGCGTTCACCTACGCGGTGAGCGCGGCCGGCGTGGTCAACGCCATGAGCCGCGCGTGCCGGGAGGGCGAGCTGTCCTCGTGCGGCTGCAGCCGCGCCGCGCGGCCCAAGGACCTGCCCCGGGACTGGCTGTGGGGCGGCTGCGGGGACAACATCGAGTACGGGTACCGCTTCGCCAAGGAGTTCGTGGACGCGCGCGAGCGCGAGCGGGTTTACCAGCGAGGCTCCTACGAGAGCGCCCGCATCATGATGAACCTGCACAACAACGAGGCCGGCAGAAGAGTGAGTGTCTGCACCACTGTGTGTCCCTCCACGCTCCTCCTCATCCCTTCTTTTTGGGGAAAACACGGTTCAgcggggcacagagcagctacCGTGGCTTGTCTTTGGTTTGACGCGCAAAACGAGAAAACGGCAAACATGGGGTGTGGGTGGGTGGGGAGTGCATGGGTTGGTGTTGCTTTTGGTTGTCTGACAGTCCTGTTGCTTTCCTCACGGGGGAGGCTGGGACCAAAGCGTGTTGAGTTTCCCTCTGTATTGTTTCATGAAAAGTGCCCTGCTCGCTGTGGGTTCTCTGTAGAACAGAATTTTATTAGTTGGTATTTCCAACCAGGACAGTGTGTGTTGGAAGCAAGAGGGGTGTGCTGGGCTTCCCAGGCTGGAATTGTGCCACAAGATTgttctgactttttttctttgcctggtTTAAGACTATGTGAAAAGCTTCTCTTTGCTATTAGAAAACATGGCCTTCTGTGGTTGAACATGTTTTCATGGTTTCTTTAATctcaaaaatgctttaaatgaaTGGGTGTAAACTTTTTTTAATAGTCTGAATATGAAGAGCCAAAATCATTATTTGCCTAGAGCTTGAAGTGCCAACAATAGTCAGCTGAGACTTTGCACTTGTGCTCTAAGGTGAAGAAGGAtgaaagataattaaaaattaatagtaTTTAAATGTAAGAGGAGGGTGTCTGAGAGCAATGGACAGGCCAATTACTATTAGTAAGAAGAAAAATGACACTTTGACAGTTGCTTACGGAGACTTGAggagttttttccttcctcagccACATCTGTGCAGTGCCATTTGGCAGTGTTAAGACTCTGTAACTGCTGGGTGGAAGCTGTCTACAGTATCATCTAATGTGTCAGACCCCAGGATTTTTGGGGCAGTGTCAACACTGACTCTTATTTTATTTGTACAGGGCAAATGACTGAGGTTTCCCTGCCAAAGCTTTGTAAAGAGGATATTGCTATGTAGCTCTGACTCCCACCCATAGGTGTTTGGGGGTTTCTTCTTGGATGAAGTCTCTCTTCCAGAGCAGTGTTTGGGATAGGAGGAGGATGCTGAGCCAAGAGTAGACaatcagctgcagctgagccaggagCAAGAGGAATCTTAACTCTTTCCCTAATTGCAGCCTCAAGCAGAGATCAATAGGGACAGTAACTCAGATAGAAAATAAGGAGATGTTTTACATTTCTCAATGAAACAGCAAAATCCTTTGCTGGCGTGAGAGCAAATTCCTAAAATTTGAGTGCAGCCTGAGTGATGCTGCTgtctgggctgtgtgtgctgttgtGGCTGTCTCTGCTGTGGGGAGAGGCTGGTGAGAGtctcctctcttcttcctcctcctcctggctctttggggtgctgggagtgCATGGGTGTGTCAGCTGACTCGTCCTTCTCACTGAAtaggaggaggggagaggatgCTAAGGTGAATACTGTGGAGGGGCTAGGacagagggcaggagatgaggggTATAAACACTCTCACAGCCGTGCTAGTCTTTGATCACGGTTCCTGCTTCTCTCCCTGACTCTGCAGACGGTGTACAACCTGGCTGACGTGGCCTGTAAGTGCCACGGCGTCTCCGGCTCCTGCAGCCTGAAgacctgctggctgcagctcgCCGACTTCCGCAAGGTGGGCGACGCCCTGAAGGAGAAATACGACAGCGCCGCCGCCATGAAGCTCAACAGCCGGGGGAAGCTGGTGCAGGTGAACAGCCGCTTCAACGCCCCCACCATCCACGACCTGGTGTACATCGACCCCAGCCCCGACTACTGCGTGCGCAACGAGAGCACCGGCTCCCTGGGCACCCAGGGCCGCCTGTGCAATAAGACCTCGGAGGGCATGGACGGCTGCGAACTCATGTGCTGCGGCCGGGGCTACGACCAGTTCAAGACGGTGCAGCGGGAGCGCTGCCACTGCAAGTTCCACTGGTGCTGCTACGTGAAATGCAAGTTGTGCACAGAGATCGTGGACCAGTTTGTGTGCAAATAGGGCACGGACGAGGTGGGAGGAACTGCAGCCGCCTGCCAGCAAGGGGTGCAGGCCCCTCTCCCTTTCCGCAGGACTATCTCCACTTTATTTATAGAGTCCAAGGAGTTTTCGTcttcttttaagaaaattaaaaaaaaaaaaaaaaaagaaaataaaaaaaaagggcggggaaggaaaaaaaagaaagaaaaaagaaaaatataaggGTTGCAAAGAGAAGTGCCTGGAAACCCTCTCTGCGTCCATCCCAGAACTGTGTGAGGCTTATATTTTTGGCAATAATGGGGGAGAATCtgagaatatttattttacaaagttaaaaaaaataattgacttTTCTTACAAACAATAGAGTAGTTTGAGGGGAAAAGCCGACATATCCTAATTTAGATCCATGGAACGTAATACATGTGCAGTAGACAGAGCAACCACGTAATGTGCTTGGGATGTTAGAACCATCCTTATGGATGTGAGgaacacacagagctgtccATGACTTTTAGGTTCAGACACTAGAAGTTCCTAGAGTAGGGTGTATAAAGCTGTTCAGTGCATGTAGGGCTCTGTAAATAAGGGGTATGTTCATCACAAGGAGCGGTGTAGGTTGCCCACCATGGGTCACCGGAGGGCAAAGAGCAAAGGATCAGAAAGGCTTCAACTGCGCTATCCCCGAGTCACCGGGGCTGGTTCCAGAACCGagcaagacaggaaaaaaaacccagaaaaaaaaaaaatctgccttggTGAATAATAAAGATATTCTTCAAGGCAGAGCTTGGCCTCATCAGCTAATTGTGACATTCGAGTGTCTCGTGTGCCgcagcagcccttccctggtgggcgtggagcagcccagggcaggctgcccgcagcactggggctgggcaATGCTCACAGACAGCTTTGCTTTCCCAGCCTGCAAAGCCCATTGAAAGGAGAGTTCCCCAAATTTGAAAATGCCTTAAAATGGTGTAATAGCTGGCTGTCTTTCAAAACACAGCTTGACAAATAACTCCTCTAATTTTATGTGAGAAAATAAATCATTAGATATCCGCTCTTGGAatgactgatttttatttttttcgcAGATTTTGGGAACGCTTTCACTCAAGGAGACAGTAGTTTCATATTTTAATAACATTAACTGACTATTATAGTTCAATGAAACGTTGCAGCAATACCAAATTTATCATCCTATGTCTTTAATACACATGCTTTAGATAATATACTGCAGATATACACTATACAACTGTTCAGACTATACTCGAGCAGTTACATATATATGGGAGAGCTGTGGTCTCTGGTGTCTGATACTTCAAAGCTTTTTGTACGtatatattttaatgatttagaaaaaaataaaacatctaaATTGAAGGGGCAGTTCAtcccttattttctttttcagatctCTTCAGGTGTTTAGATTGATTCTAAGcttttggtgggtttttatttttaattattatttttttaagaacttgTAACGTTCAGAAGTTTTAAGGATAATCACAAAGAAGTAAGCCTCTTCCCAATTTCAGGACTTCCTTGGGTGGTTGGTAGAGGCAGCACCCTGCACTTGAATTGATACCAGTCTGGAGATCACTTCTACTCCACTCTCACATTAAGGGCATTATTGATTATTGCTGAAGGAGACACCTTCCAACTCCAAAATGTGCTGCAATCAGCCCTTGCTTTTCAGTTTTTGAACAGAGAATTGTTATTTGTCAAACAATATGTGTTCCCCCCACGCTGTGTAGTTACACAGGATTTCATCTTGGGTTCAGATGCCACTTTCCAACTCAGTCCCATCCTACAAGTTAAAGAAAATGGTTTTGAAGATACCAAGTGAAGAAAACCTTTCACTTTAGCCTAGTTGTACTAAAGCCTTGACTTTTCACAAGCCTTTAAGCTGTATCATTAAATTCATCTTGATCATTTATCAGCTTCTTAATGGCGCTTTATTGCTCTTAATTTATTGTACAAGGACATATTTACCCCTCATCTTCAGATGTTTGAAAAGAATATCTTTAAagtaagagaaataaataaagcacTAATTCATTGAATATGTCACTTTGGTTTTTATTGTACAAAAAccatgatcttttttttttcatttgctgaaTCACCTCATGTTCCTTTTTAGTGACTTCTGTCTGAGCAGAATTGAATCTCATGATCCTAGCTATTAAAACCCtatttaatgtaaaatattttacctgTCATTCAGATATGTAAAACTTCTATGTCCTTTCCTCTGTTCTGTACATTTAATGTACATATTTCTGTCTTGTGTGATTTGTATATTtcactggttaaaaaaaaagaaaggattatGCCATAATTGAAGATagactataaaaataaaactttggtTGTATATTGGGAAGTGGTTTTAATTATCTTTCAGAGAAGGGTTTGTTAAGACAATGAGCAgagttgatttttaaatttattacaTGGTAAAACAGGGATGTGTTTGTTGGCCAAACATACAAAGTACATTTTGAAGTTTTATTCCAATATTAAGAAGACTTACAGATAGAAGAGGAAGACTTCTTcagtagaaggggaaaaagcccaaaaccaaaaaacatgTCAAAAATCCACTCAGAAACTGTGACTCTGAGCTAGGCAGCATTTTAGAGATGGGCAACTACTAAATTGCCAGTGGGCAGGGACCTGGGTTGTTATTTGTGTGCTTATGGCTTGCAGGGCTGCCttcaggggttttggggcagcTGCCTTCAGCAAAGCCAGTGAGGGCAGCAGGACCCTGGGGTGAgcaaaggaggaaaagccctcggtgctgggtttgtgtgctctggatggggctgggttCCCCCACGTCGCTGTGACCACCCTGGATGGAGCTGCAAGGTGGAAGCTCACCAGAAACTGAGTACAAATGAAGGGAAGAGTCTTTAAAAAACCCAGGAAGGCAAAGTGCAATGAAGGATGGATGAAGTATTCGTATTAAGGAggtaaagcaaaaaaacaaaaattatcatGAACCCCAAGCTTTCTGTTTTCCCACTGGCTTGTCTTTGAATTGATTTCTTAagtcatgatttttttttttgctataggTAACTTGATGGATTAGTGGCCTTTCTTTACCtcacttctccttttttcttctttttttttttcttttttttttttttttttggtttttttttttttttttgttgctgaagGATAACCTTCTAACATATCGAAACTCTTTCTGGCTGCCAAGAATGTATTATCCCACAAACCAGTAGACCAACATCATGTGTTTAAAATAGCAATTCTGGGCAAATGCAACGTTCTGTGGTCCTATTACTGACATCTGGTTCAGTTTTCCTCCACTTGTATATTGACCAGTATTCTTTATTGCAAAAACACAGCCCCTATTTAGGAaagtcagcatttttttttgACTGGATTATATTCAAGCTTTTCCCAATAACAGAAAAGTTACCAAAAAACTTCTTTATTGCCAGCAGTAAATAATCTGTATTCAAAATAGTCATTATGGGCTCAGATACAAGagagttgtttttaatttgcacCAAAGTTTATCTGtttaattttgttaaaaatgctgtttcagAATCTTGGTTTTTTAGTAATAACTTCaaatgtttgtgtttggttATGTCTTTGCCAGTACTGAGATCCACTTTGTTTTTGCAAAGTACCAAAGCCCTCAGGTGTTACCAATAAGTGCATCAGAGATAAGAGACTTGAAGAAGAGAATGGCAGCTTCAAGTCAGGCACTGCATGCAGGATGCAAGCTAAAATCCTTCCTTTCTGGAGGATTAGTTTGATTGAATGATCTTAGAAAGATGATACAAAACTTGTAGGAATTGGTATGGAAGCTGACAGAAAGGCTGCTTTCCTTTGGATAAGAAGTTTTGAGGAATAATATTTAAACCATTAGGCTATTTATTGTAAAAGCATGGTTTTGGTGAATCAGGAAAAATGTCTAGTTTTTTTCTTGTGGGCTATATGCTAGAGGAAACCAAGAACaatgaggaaaaatgaaatataatatatagtataccTAAACATATAGGTAAGTGTATTAATGTAAAGCTTATGTATGTACTTGCTGACTGTAGTAGTCTTAAAACTGTTTATCTATTATTGAAGTCAGTTTGGAAGGCAGGCCCGAtctgttcttttgctttttaaattgtgtttaaaatcctcaatgggaaaaaaaaaaaaaaagaaaaatctttcttccCTACTACAGACTCTGGTATGTCTGTTTATATTGCAGTGGGATAAAGGATCCACGTAGGAGTGCAGTGAGAGGTTTGTACaagaaatgttgttttctttaaaggTGTGATTAAAAAATCCAATCTGTCATGCTCTGCTCCTATATGAGATTGCGTGTGTGCATTTGTATATACGCTGCTGGTATTTTCCAATTGTGTTggccaaattctgcttttagtTATGGTTAGGCATCTCTCCTGACTCTGCTGGTGTCATATGAGCCTGACATTTTTCGACCAGACGTGAAGGCCCCCCTGCTCAAAGAGAATGCATATGAAATATATCAGCCTTTCTTCTGCTAGCTGGTTGTTTAAACATGGGTAACTGAATTATTGTGAAACAAattctggggctgcagctgcaaaagcagTAATACGGAATATTCGTAGTGATGTTTCTACGCCATACCTCCTAATTTCCCAGCTGATTTCCAGTGCAGACAGAAAGTCTAGAATGCATGTGGTATGTTCCTCatcatatattttataaatgtaaaataatgatTTGTCAATTACAGTTTCTATTATAGAGATAAAATGAGATATTTCGGGCTCCCATGATTTGTTGACAGCCCCTTACCTTGGCTGTGAGGAGCGCTGCTGGCTCGGAGCAGCACGAGGTGAAGCTGCTTTGGGAAGGTCTCTGA
Proteins encoded in this window:
- the WNT5A gene encoding protein Wnt-5a isoform X1, with product MEKSSAVLIHGGAVGTVGSTMASQYLVVALAVFSSFTQVVIEASSWWSLGMNPMNPMNPVQMSEVYIIGAQPLCSQLAGLSQGQKKLCQLYQDHMQFIGEGAKTGIKECQYQFRHRRWNCSTVDNNSVFGRVMQIGSRETAFTYAVSAAGVVNAMSRACREGELSSCGCSRAARPKDLPRDWLWGGCGDNIEYGYRFAKEFVDARERERVYQRGSYESARIMMNLHNNEAGRRTVYNLADVACKCHGVSGSCSLKTCWLQLADFRKVGDALKEKYDSAAAMKLNSRGKLVQVNSRFNAPTIHDLVYIDPSPDYCVRNESTGSLGTQGRLCNKTSEGMDGCELMCCGRGYDQFKTVQRERCHCKFHWCCYVKCKLCTEIVDQFVCK
- the WNT5A gene encoding protein Wnt-5a isoform X2; its protein translation is MASQYLVVALAVFSSFTQVVIEASSWWSLGMNPMNPMNPVQMSEVYIIGAQPLCSQLAGLSQGQKKLCQLYQDHMQFIGEGAKTGIKECQYQFRHRRWNCSTVDNNSVFGRVMQIGSRETAFTYAVSAAGVVNAMSRACREGELSSCGCSRAARPKDLPRDWLWGGCGDNIEYGYRFAKEFVDARERERVYQRGSYESARIMMNLHNNEAGRRTVYNLADVACKCHGVSGSCSLKTCWLQLADFRKVGDALKEKYDSAAAMKLNSRGKLVQVNSRFNAPTIHDLVYIDPSPDYCVRNESTGSLGTQGRLCNKTSEGMDGCELMCCGRGYDQFKTVQRERCHCKFHWCCYVKCKLCTEIVDQFVCK